The following are encoded together in the Candidatus Limnocylindrales bacterium genome:
- a CDS encoding choice-of-anchor D domain-containing protein → MRMQRSRSPWKKSFFYLLPFVLYLSIFSLFSDIASAAQSRPVIIDPTELDFGDTPLCQQSTQKIIIANNANGRMGNVNIGSLTSPFNVDSFGPCYDNQGQLIQGCTNPNPVILPPGKKLLIQVSFSPTSAGSFSDTLVINQTSAQRGNQNITKNLPVRGRGTPPTINAEISPNPVDFGNAIVGRFVTQTVLITNRADSTGKLEGTASISPGPPSPFFVVGGGSFSLNPGKSQIITLRFTPTSIGSASANLVITYKQVPCDSNSPTRTTTVGLTGTGVPLISMAVNPSSLSFGDVPTGQFATQAVRITNLSSSTGTLTVNIGALPPPFSIIGGNSADLAPGDSMIVAVRFSPLTPGPFSGILNITHNASRVVGSTTQSSPFQVPLSGTGVLPTIGIVVSPNPVDFGSVPVGKSSVQVITIENPFSSTAPLDGTVGNLSSPFSVTKSENPFSLAPGKSIKVAVSFSPTQVGPFSTTLIITHNAPNGAPGGVTNIPITGVGGPAVNLAIQPSPVNFGDVAVGQSAKQVITIANMPSSTGVLEGTLSSISGPFSIISGGTGTSDLGSSFSLAPGNSTRVIINFTPTSPGTTSGTLIITHNATNKTSPTDVILNGTGIAAANLAIKPLSVDFGNVPVGQSVNQTLTIINLSSSTATLDGVVNAPSSPFSIASGGGPFSLGPGKVQSVVIRFSPTSSGTFSDNLTITHNAANVGSPVSIPIRGTAVEAINLSVSPTSVSFGSVLIGGQATQTLTITNGSSSTGTLQMSIGNLSGPFSLVSGGGSFSLAPGASQTLTINFSPTSPGAVFQTLTLTHNATNQASPMNISINGVGVSSLINMEISPDPVDFGDVPAGQSSTQTLTITNLSSSTGDLVGSFGNLSGPFSIISGGNPFTLAPGKSQSVIIRFSPTSPGVFSQALSITHNATNLSNPANVLLNGKGISGVNLLINTIPLDLGNVIVGQSVNQVLTIANLSTSANTLTGSVGNLSGPFSVVSGGGPFSLAPGESQSVVIGFSPTSPGTFSQTLSITHNATNQINPLSIPVSGTGTTASINIDINPSSLNFGSIFVGKSATQTFTITNLSNSTDVLEGNINNLSGPFSVVKGGGTFTLAPGKSQSVTISFSPGSEGTFSETLLITHNATNQGSPAKVSLSGTGQALIQLSIAPSSIDFGNILVGQSSSQTLTIKNEATSTGTLEGTVGTLSGPFSIMKGGGPFSLAPGKSLSVVLNFSPTSVGTFSQLLTLTHNATGQTSPADISITGTGVLPVVNMLISQTSINFGNVSVGKTATRSFTITNLATSTDTLTGSVGNLLSPFSVMSGDGTFSLAPGESQFVVIAFSPELSGPASETLVITHNASNQTGPTNLTLTGTGAAVINLSINPTSISFGNMTVGQTDNQVFMVTNEASSTDTLEVKVGNLSAPFSIVSGGGAFTLAPGKSQPILVSFSPTSPGTFSQTLSITHNATNSLSPANVTIEGTGVFVVNLSVELTPSTGSGQPSVNFGEVDIGRSATQMMTITNQTSSTNALTGTVGTLSNPFSVVSGSGSFSLAPGKSQTLLVRFSPTSAGTFSQTLVITHNATNSGSPLQIPLSGTGKATVNLSISSTSLSFGNILVGETSTQTITLTNEVSSTGLLTGNFSSPPNPFFIAQGSGPFSLAPGQSQTIEVIFSPTFPGLFLGTFSISHNGGNQPTPLNILLSGATPVNWGVRRDIPVPRDYDGDKKTDIAVWRPSLGNWYILSSRDPSSIPGLSGFVPAWGMLGDRPVPADYDGDGKADLAVFRPSTQTWLIQGSLGGIVTENFGAAGDIPIPGDYDGDGKADLAVFKPSTGEWDIKPSGSTSVIQVLWGLSGDLPTPGDYDGDGKTDIAVWRPGDGTWNIILSSGGSIAISWGLSGDRPVPGDYDGDRKTDIAVWRPGDGTWNIIFSGGGFTTTLWGLLGDIPVPADYNGDGRVDIAVWRPDEGIWYILF, encoded by the coding sequence ATGAGAATGCAGAGAAGTCGGAGTCCATGGAAGAAGTCTTTCTTCTACCTTTTACCTTTTGTCCTTTACCTTTCGATTTTTTCGCTCTTTTCCGACATAGCCTCTGCAGCCCAGAGCCGACCCGTTATCATAGACCCTACAGAGTTGGACTTTGGGGATACCCCTTTGTGTCAGCAGTCGACCCAGAAGATTATCATTGCAAATAATGCCAACGGAAGAATGGGAAATGTCAATATCGGCTCGCTGACAAGCCCCTTTAACGTAGATAGTTTTGGACCTTGTTATGATAACCAGGGTCAGCTTATTCAGGGATGTACGAATCCTAACCCGGTTATATTACCACCGGGTAAAAAATTGCTTATCCAGGTTAGTTTTTCTCCGACCTCTGCCGGGTCCTTTTCGGATACCCTTGTCATTAACCAGACGTCTGCACAAAGAGGAAATCAAAACATAACCAAAAATTTACCCGTACGGGGAAGAGGAACGCCCCCCACCATAAATGCAGAGATAAGTCCTAACCCGGTGGATTTTGGCAATGCCATTGTAGGAAGGTTTGTGACCCAAACGGTTCTGATTACGAACCGTGCCGATTCAACCGGAAAGTTAGAAGGTACAGCCAGTATCTCTCCAGGCCCACCCTCGCCATTTTTTGTGGTTGGGGGGGGTTCATTTAGTCTTAACCCAGGAAAATCGCAAATAATCACCCTTCGTTTTACTCCCACCTCGATAGGGTCGGCTTCCGCCAATCTTGTAATTACTTATAAACAGGTACCTTGTGATTCAAACAGTCCAACCCGTACGACGACCGTGGGACTGACAGGAACCGGAGTCCCTTTGATCAGCATGGCTGTAAATCCCTCATCCTTGAGTTTTGGTGATGTCCCCACAGGTCAGTTTGCCACCCAGGCTGTTCGGATTACAAACTTATCCAGCTCGACCGGTACGTTAACCGTCAACATAGGTGCCCTTCCGCCGCCCTTTTCTATCATTGGTGGGAATAGCGCCGATCTGGCTCCCGGGGATTCCATGATTGTAGCAGTTCGTTTCTCTCCCCTTACTCCAGGACCGTTTTCTGGGATCCTTAATATCACCCATAATGCCAGTCGTGTAGTAGGTTCTACGACGCAATCATCTCCCTTCCAGGTTCCCCTCAGTGGAACCGGCGTATTACCTACTATCGGTATAGTGGTAAGTCCAAATCCGGTAGATTTTGGTAGTGTCCCGGTAGGAAAATCTTCTGTTCAGGTTATTACCATCGAGAATCCATTTTCCTCGACGGCTCCTCTAGATGGAACTGTTGGTAACCTTTCCAGCCCGTTTTCTGTAACAAAAAGCGAGAATCCCTTCAGTCTGGCACCCGGGAAATCGATAAAAGTTGCCGTAAGTTTTTCTCCCACCCAGGTGGGTCCATTTTCTACCACCCTGATTATTACCCATAATGCGCCCAATGGAGCTCCTGGAGGCGTTACAAATATACCCATCACGGGAGTTGGCGGACCTGCCGTTAATCTGGCCATCCAGCCTTCACCCGTGAACTTTGGGGATGTTGCCGTAGGTCAATCTGCCAAACAGGTTATTACCATTGCCAACATGCCTTCTTCAACCGGTGTGTTGGAGGGGACCCTCTCCAGTATCTCAGGTCCCTTTTCTATCATAAGTGGCGGAACGGGGACTTCCGATCTCGGCAGTTCGTTTAGTCTGGCACCCGGTAATTCAACCAGAGTGATCATAAATTTTACACCGACTTCACCTGGAACAACTTCCGGAACTTTGATAATCACCCATAATGCCACAAATAAAACAAGTCCTACCGATGTTATATTAAACGGTACCGGGATAGCGGCGGCCAACCTGGCAATAAAACCCTTATCTGTAGACTTTGGTAACGTTCCGGTAGGTCAGTCGGTCAATCAAACTCTTACAATTATAAACCTTTCCAGCTCAACGGCTACCCTGGATGGGGTGGTTAATGCACCTTCAAGCCCCTTTTCCATTGCAAGCGGAGGAGGCCCCTTCAGTCTGGGCCCGGGAAAGGTTCAGTCGGTGGTGATCCGTTTTTCTCCCACTTCTTCGGGAACTTTCTCTGATAATCTGACTATTACCCACAATGCAGCCAACGTAGGGAGCCCCGTCAGTATACCAATCCGTGGAACCGCCGTAGAAGCTATTAATCTCTCTGTAAGTCCGACCTCTGTGAGTTTCGGGAGTGTTCTGATCGGGGGGCAGGCTACCCAAACCCTGACCATTACCAACGGATCTTCTTCAACGGGTACTCTGCAAATGAGTATCGGTAATCTCTCCGGCCCGTTCTCCCTGGTCAGTGGAGGTGGTTCCTTTAGCCTGGCTCCTGGAGCATCCCAAACCCTTACGATTAATTTTTCTCCTACCTCTCCAGGGGCAGTTTTTCAAACGTTAACTTTGACCCATAACGCCACAAATCAGGCAAGTCCCATGAATATCTCTATCAATGGCGTAGGGGTATCCTCTCTGATTAATATGGAGATAAGTCCAGATCCGGTAGATTTTGGTGATGTTCCGGCAGGTCAATCTTCTACCCAGACCCTGACCATTACCAATCTCTCTTCCTCAACCGGTGATCTGGTAGGGAGTTTTGGTAATCTCTCAGGCCCTTTTTCTATCATCAGTGGCGGTAATCCCTTTACCTTGGCACCCGGAAAATCCCAATCCGTCATTATTCGATTTTCTCCAACCTCCCCGGGGGTTTTTTCTCAGGCTTTATCCATTACCCATAATGCCACAAATCTATCGAATCCTGCCAATGTGCTACTAAACGGAAAAGGGATCTCCGGAGTTAATCTGCTTATCAATACCATACCCCTCGATTTAGGTAACGTCATCGTGGGACAGTCCGTTAATCAGGTTCTTACGATAGCCAATCTGTCGACTTCTGCAAATACGTTAACAGGAAGTGTAGGAAATCTCTCCGGTCCATTTTCTGTTGTCAGTGGAGGAGGTCCCTTTAGTCTGGCACCCGGGGAATCCCAATCCGTTGTTATCGGTTTTTCTCCCACTTCTCCAGGGACTTTTTCTCAAACCCTGTCTATTACCCATAATGCCACAAATCAAATCAATCCCCTCTCTATACCGGTGAGTGGAACAGGAACCACGGCCTCCATTAACATAGACATAAACCCTTCCTCTTTAAATTTCGGCAGTATCTTTGTGGGTAAATCGGCTACTCAGACCTTCACGATTACAAACCTATCCAATTCAACAGATGTATTGGAAGGAAACATAAACAATCTCTCAGGTCCTTTTTCGGTCGTTAAGGGAGGAGGTACTTTTACTCTGGCCCCTGGAAAATCCCAATCTGTGACGATAAGTTTTTCTCCGGGATCTGAAGGGACCTTTTCCGAAACTCTCCTTATCACCCACAATGCAACCAATCAGGGGAGTCCTGCAAAAGTATCCCTCAGTGGTACAGGTCAGGCTCTGATCCAACTCTCCATAGCCCCTTCTTCTATAGATTTCGGTAACATTCTGGTGGGCCAATCTTCCAGCCAGACCCTCACCATCAAAAACGAAGCGACTTCAACGGGTACCCTGGAAGGAACGGTGGGAACCCTGTCAGGTCCCTTTTCTATAATGAAGGGGGGAGGTCCCTTTAGCCTGGCTCCCGGAAAATCCCTATCGGTCGTCCTTAATTTTTCCCCAACCTCCGTGGGTACCTTTTCTCAATTACTTACCCTCACCCATAATGCCACCGGCCAGACAAGTCCCGCCGATATTTCCATAACCGGCACCGGGGTCCTTCCTGTAGTAAATATGCTTATAAGCCAAACTTCCATAAACTTTGGGAATGTTTCCGTTGGTAAGACGGCTACAAGATCTTTTACCATTACCAATCTGGCTACTTCGACGGATACCCTGACAGGAAGCGTTGGGAATCTCTTAAGCCCATTTTCTGTGATGAGTGGAGACGGCACCTTTAGTTTAGCACCGGGAGAATCCCAATTTGTAGTTATTGCTTTTTCTCCAGAACTCTCAGGGCCAGCTTCTGAAACTTTGGTCATTACCCATAATGCGAGCAATCAGACCGGTCCAACCAATTTAACTTTAACGGGAACAGGAGCGGCGGTCATCAATCTGTCGATCAATCCGACTTCCATCAGTTTTGGTAATATGACCGTAGGTCAGACCGATAACCAGGTCTTTATGGTTACCAATGAGGCCAGCTCGACAGATACCTTGGAAGTAAAGGTAGGGAATCTTTCAGCTCCTTTTTCTATAGTTAGCGGTGGTGGGGCATTCACTCTGGCCCCTGGAAAATCCCAGCCCATCCTTGTAAGTTTTTCTCCGACTTCTCCTGGAACTTTTTCTCAAACCCTATCCATTACCCACAATGCTACCAACTCATTAAGTCCGGCAAATGTAACAATAGAGGGAACCGGCGTTTTCGTAGTGAATTTATCTGTAGAGTTAACTCCTTCGACAGGTTCAGGGCAACCCTCCGTAAACTTTGGCGAGGTAGACATCGGCCGGTCTGCTACCCAGATGATGACCATCACCAATCAGACTTCTTCTACCAATGCCTTAACCGGAACTGTGGGTACCCTTTCAAATCCGTTTTCGGTGGTCAGTGGAAGTGGTTCGTTTAGCCTGGCCCCTGGAAAGTCGCAAACCCTGTTGGTTCGTTTTTCTCCGACCTCTGCCGGAACCTTTTCTCAAACCTTAGTCATTACCCACAATGCCACCAACTCCGGGAGTCCTCTTCAAATTCCGCTAAGTGGCACAGGTAAAGCAACGGTCAATTTATCTATCAGCTCTACCTCCCTGAGTTTTGGCAACATTCTGGTAGGAGAGACTTCTACGCAAACAATCACCCTTACCAACGAGGTATCTTCAACAGGTCTGTTAACGGGAAATTTCAGCAGTCCTCCGAATCCATTTTTCATAGCTCAGGGAAGTGGACCCTTCAGCCTGGCTCCTGGACAATCCCAGACCATCGAGGTGATTTTTTCACCCACCTTTCCGGGGTTGTTTCTAGGAACCTTTTCCATCTCCCATAATGGTGGGAATCAACCGACTCCTCTAAACATTCTCCTGTCCGGTGCAACTCCTGTTAATTGGGGGGTCCGAAGAGATATTCCGGTACCTCGAGATTACGATGGGGATAAGAAAACAGATATTGCGGTCTGGCGACCCAGTTTAGGGAACTGGTACATTTTATCCAGCAGGGATCCTTCTTCTATTCCAGGACTTTCCGGTTTTGTTCCGGCCTGGGGGATGCTGGGAGATAGGCCGGTACCAGCAGATTATGATGGAGATGGAAAGGCAGATCTGGCCGTTTTTCGGCCTTCCACCCAGACCTGGTTGATTCAGGGTTCTTTAGGAGGAATCGTTACAGAAAATTTTGGAGCCGCCGGGGATATTCCGATTCCAGGCGATTACGATGGAGATGGAAAGGCAGACCTTGCGGTCTTTAAACCTTCGACCGGTGAATGGGATATTAAGCCTTCTGGGAGTACCTCTGTCATCCAAGTATTATGGGGACTGAGCGGGGACCTTCCAACACCTGGAGATTATGATGGGGATGGGAAGACGGATATTGCCGTGTGGCGCCCCGGTGATGGAACCTGGAATATCATCCTCTCAAGCGGCGGATCCATTGCCATTTCATGGGGTTTATCCGGGGATAGGCCGGTACCCGGGGACTATGACGGGGATAGGAAGACGGATATTGCCGTGTGGCGCCCCGGTGATGGAACCTGGAATATCATCTTCTCGGGTGGCGGGTTCACCACAACCCTTTGGGGCTTATTGGGTGATATTCCCGTCCCGGCAGATTACAATGGAGATGGAAGGGTGGATATTGCTGTATGGCGCCCCGATGAAGGGATCTGGTACATCCTTTTTTGA
- the pheA gene encoding chorismate mutase has protein sequence MGRSIEEIRKEIDRIDDRLIELLSQRAKLVLEIGDLKKAQGLPVYVPDREQEIHQRVQAQNKGPLSNEAIVRLFKEIIQESRNLEQEILSNPQRDPLTKY, from the coding sequence ATGGGGCGAAGTATTGAAGAAATTCGAAAAGAAATTGATCGTATTGATGACCGTCTTATAGAACTTTTAAGTCAGCGAGCGAAGCTTGTTCTCGAAATAGGAGATCTTAAAAAAGCCCAGGGGCTCCCCGTTTATGTCCCTGATCGAGAACAAGAAATCCATCAGAGGGTTCAGGCCCAGAATAAAGGTCCTCTGAGTAATGAAGCCATTGTTCGCCTTTTTAAGGAAATTATCCAGGAATCCAGAAATCTGGAGCAAGAAATTCTTTCTAACCCTCAGAGAGATCCACTTACAAAGTACTGA
- a CDS encoding PTS sugar transporter subunit IIA, with product MSNHRSESFLQLIRRAERGRLKVYLGYAAGVGKTYQMLREGHRLKAEGIDIVIGIVETHGRAETARLIEGLEVIPRRCVQYRGITLEEMDVEAILARKPQVVLVDELAHTNLPGSRNLKRYQDVQDILAAGIHVITTLNIQHLESLYNTIENLIGVKVKERLPDSILAEADQVVNVDLSAEDLQKRLKEGKIYPQERITMALNNFFQTSNLEQLRELTLREIASQIERKRIEIMDEERTALPDQIMVGLSSRGPNSAALLRYASRLAGRLNRNWYAVYVQTPSEDPTLLDTKTQRLLSSTLSLANQLGATVFTFKGQDVVDTLLRFAHEYRVGRVVVGRSGELPWWRRLLGQRNLVERLISQAQGLTIIVVDTQLEEDTSDTAPSLEDLENIEAKYPIASTPSSAQPSSGTLTHLLSSNRILLWKEPVFKEQVLRGLVKAIGHEETGLEEESVLELLRQREARGSTFLNEEIALPHARVEGLIKPVVALGLTHQGILHTPTPNKIKIVFLLLSPNKESSIHLQLLATAAKIFQHRELRRSLENVQSAEEALEVIQTWEYSYRISTL from the coding sequence ATGAGTAATCACCGATCTGAGAGCTTTTTACAATTGATCCGTCGGGCCGAGAGGGGGCGACTTAAAGTTTATCTAGGCTATGCTGCAGGTGTAGGTAAAACCTATCAGATGCTTCGGGAAGGTCACAGACTGAAAGCAGAGGGGATTGATATAGTCATAGGCATTGTCGAGACCCACGGTCGTGCAGAAACGGCCCGGCTCATCGAGGGGTTAGAAGTTATTCCCCGTCGTTGTGTCCAGTATCGGGGTATTACCCTGGAAGAGATGGACGTAGAAGCCATCCTTGCGCGCAAACCTCAGGTGGTATTGGTGGATGAACTTGCCCACACCAATTTACCGGGGAGTCGTAATCTGAAACGGTATCAGGATGTGCAGGATATCTTGGCTGCAGGGATCCACGTTATTACTACCCTCAATATCCAACACCTGGAAAGTCTTTATAATACCATTGAAAACTTGATTGGAGTGAAGGTTAAGGAACGCCTCCCGGATTCCATCCTGGCTGAAGCGGATCAGGTGGTAAACGTGGATCTTTCGGCGGAAGATCTTCAGAAACGTTTGAAAGAAGGCAAAATTTATCCTCAGGAACGGATTACCATGGCACTGAACAACTTCTTTCAAACATCTAATCTTGAACAACTTCGAGAGCTCACATTACGTGAAATCGCATCGCAAATCGAACGTAAGCGCATAGAAATCATGGATGAGGAACGTACGGCCTTACCTGACCAAATTATGGTAGGCTTAAGTTCACGAGGCCCCAACAGTGCCGCATTGCTTAGATATGCTTCACGTCTGGCCGGACGGTTAAATCGTAACTGGTACGCTGTTTATGTCCAAACCCCTTCAGAAGATCCAACCCTCCTCGATACTAAAACCCAACGTCTCCTTTCCAGCACATTGAGTTTAGCTAATCAACTCGGTGCCACTGTTTTTACCTTCAAAGGTCAAGATGTGGTAGATACGCTTCTTCGTTTTGCCCACGAATACAGAGTGGGTCGTGTTGTAGTTGGGCGTTCTGGAGAGCTACCCTGGTGGAGACGTTTGTTGGGTCAAAGGAATCTCGTAGAGCGACTCATCTCCCAAGCTCAGGGACTTACCATCATCGTTGTGGACACTCAGCTAGAGGAGGACACCTCAGATACAGCCCCATCCCTTGAGGATTTGGAAAATATAGAAGCAAAATATCCCATTGCTTCTACCCCCTCTTCCGCTCAACCCAGCTCAGGTACTCTGACTCACCTTCTCTCCAGCAATCGGATTCTTCTATGGAAGGAGCCTGTCTTTAAAGAGCAGGTTCTTCGGGGGCTTGTTAAGGCGATTGGGCACGAGGAAACCGGACTGGAGGAAGAATCTGTACTGGAACTTTTACGACAACGGGAGGCCCGGGGCTCTACCTTCCTTAATGAAGAGATTGCTCTCCCCCATGCTCGGGTAGAGGGGCTTATTAAACCGGTTGTAGCCCTGGGATTGACTCACCAGGGTATCCTACATACACCCACTCCGAATAAAATTAAGATCGTTTTCTTACTGTTATCTCCCAACAAGGAAAGCAGCATCCATCTTCAACTTCTCGCCACGGCGGCTAAAATTTTTCAGCACCGCGAATTGCGTCGAAGTCTGGAAAACGTTCAAAGTGCCGAAGAGGCCCTTGAGGTTATTCAGACCTGGGAGTATAGCTATAGGATCAGTACTTTGTAA
- the kdpC gene encoding potassium-transporting ATPase subunit KdpC, protein MNLFEHIYPALAMTLVLTLLLGIIYPCVVTGLAQVFFKEKAQGSLIEKNGKVIGSRLIGQPFQGPGYFHPRPSAAGIGYEGTASGGSNLGPTSKRLAERVKSTAELLRSENPDRPIPVDLITSSASGLDPHITPAGAEFQIPRIARARGIREEKVRQLVYKYTQGRQFGILGEPRVNVLELNLALDEFYPMPK, encoded by the coding sequence ATGAATTTATTCGAACATATTTATCCAGCTCTTGCAATGACTCTGGTACTTACGCTCCTTTTAGGAATTATATATCCATGTGTTGTAACCGGACTGGCACAGGTATTTTTTAAGGAAAAAGCACAGGGCAGCCTTATTGAAAAAAATGGTAAGGTAATAGGATCGCGATTGATCGGTCAACCGTTCCAGGGACCGGGTTACTTTCACCCACGACCTTCGGCGGCAGGTATCGGTTATGAGGGAACTGCTTCAGGTGGTAGCAATTTAGGACCAACAAGCAAAAGGCTTGCTGAAAGGGTCAAATCAACCGCCGAGCTATTACGCTCAGAGAATCCAGACAGGCCTATTCCGGTTGATTTGATCACCTCGTCTGCATCAGGTCTGGATCCGCACATTACCCCGGCGGGAGCTGAATTTCAGATTCCTCGAATTGCTCGTGCACGTGGGATACGGGAAGAGAAAGTAAGACAACTCGTATACAAGTATACCCAGGGGCGACAATTTGGAATTTTAGGAGAACCGCGGGTTAATGTGCTCGAATTGAATTTGGCTTTGGATGAGTTTTATCCTATGCCGAAGTAG
- the kdpB gene encoding potassium-transporting ATPase subunit KdpB: protein MAEKVQKRPLFDLPIVKRAIKDSFIKLDPRQVAHNPVMFVVEVGSVLTTLLILRDIIIGDTGHLRFTVQVTVWLWFTVLFANFAEAMAEGRGKAQADTLRKAKAETIANLIVQDVDQGIQGIQTEQVPASKLRKGNVVLVRAGELIPADGEVIEGVASVDESAITGESAPVIRESGGDRSAVTGGTRVLSDWIKVRITANPGETFLDRMIALVEGAERQKTPNEIALNILLAGLTIIFLLAVMTLLPYALYSIHVVKAANGFASAEPPSIMVLVALLVCLIPTTIGGLLPAIGIAGMDRLIQKNVLAMSGRAVEAAGDVSTLLLDKTGTITLGNRQATEFIPLPGVTEKELADAAQLASLSDETPEGRSIVVLAKTRYNLRARKLAPGEAHFIPFSAQTRMSGIDLKDGRQIRKGAPDAIIAFLQSRGGIVHPELKNLIERISRAGGTPLVVADTHRILGVIYLKDLVKGGIKERIEHLRRMGIKTVMITGDNRLTAASIAREVGVDDFLAEARPEDKMDLIRREQAQGKLVAMIGDGTNDAPALAQADVGVAMNTGTMAAREAGNMVDLDSNPTKLIEIVEIGKQLLITRGALTTFSIANDVAKYFAIIPAMFSTLYARAGEKAGPLSALNIMQLATPESAILSAVIFNALIIVALIPLALHGIKYRPIGTTALLRRNILIYGFGGIIIPFVGIKLIDIIITALGLA from the coding sequence ATGGCAGAAAAAGTACAAAAAAGACCTCTATTTGACCTACCGATAGTCAAACGGGCTATTAAAGATTCATTTATAAAGTTAGATCCGCGACAGGTTGCCCATAACCCTGTGATGTTTGTCGTCGAGGTTGGTAGTGTACTTACGACGCTGCTGATCCTTCGCGACATTATTATAGGCGATACCGGTCACTTGCGTTTCACCGTACAGGTGACCGTATGGCTTTGGTTCACGGTACTTTTTGCTAACTTTGCAGAAGCCATGGCTGAAGGGCGTGGTAAAGCCCAGGCTGATACACTTCGCAAGGCGAAGGCGGAGACCATTGCCAACCTTATCGTACAAGATGTGGATCAGGGAATACAAGGCATCCAAACCGAACAGGTTCCTGCATCTAAATTGCGTAAGGGTAATGTGGTATTGGTAAGGGCTGGAGAACTTATACCGGCCGATGGGGAAGTCATCGAAGGGGTTGCATCTGTGGATGAATCGGCCATTACTGGTGAAAGTGCACCGGTCATACGCGAGTCAGGGGGGGATCGCTCGGCGGTTACCGGGGGGACTCGGGTGCTATCTGATTGGATTAAAGTACGTATCACGGCGAACCCCGGAGAGACTTTCCTGGATCGTATGATTGCATTGGTTGAAGGGGCAGAGCGTCAGAAAACACCCAATGAGATCGCATTGAATATCTTACTGGCCGGACTCACGATTATCTTTCTCCTTGCTGTCATGACCTTACTTCCCTATGCCCTTTACAGCATCCATGTAGTAAAGGCTGCCAATGGTTTTGCTTCCGCCGAACCCCCTTCAATTATGGTATTAGTTGCCTTACTGGTCTGCTTAATTCCCACGACGATCGGCGGACTGCTGCCGGCCATCGGTATTGCAGGTATGGATCGATTGATTCAGAAAAACGTATTGGCCATGTCTGGGCGTGCGGTGGAAGCAGCAGGTGATGTAAGTACGCTCTTGCTAGACAAGACAGGTACTATCACCCTGGGTAATCGGCAGGCAACTGAATTCATTCCACTACCCGGAGTTACAGAAAAGGAACTGGCGGACGCCGCACAACTGGCCAGCCTCTCAGATGAAACACCTGAAGGACGCTCCATCGTTGTGCTTGCAAAAACCAGGTATAATCTGCGAGCCCGGAAGCTGGCACCCGGTGAAGCACATTTCATCCCTTTCTCTGCACAGACCCGAATGTCCGGTATTGATTTAAAGGATGGGCGTCAAATTCGCAAAGGCGCGCCCGATGCTATTATAGCCTTCCTACAATCCAGAGGTGGCATCGTACATCCTGAACTTAAAAACCTGATCGAGCGTATCTCAAGGGCAGGAGGAACACCTCTGGTGGTTGCTGATACCCATCGGATACTTGGTGTTATCTATCTGAAGGACCTTGTAAAAGGTGGTATAAAAGAACGTATCGAGCATTTAAGAAGGATGGGTATCAAAACGGTTATGATCACAGGAGATAACAGGCTAACGGCAGCGTCCATTGCACGTGAGGTAGGAGTTGATGATTTCCTGGCCGAAGCCAGGCCGGAGGACAAAATGGATCTTATTCGTCGGGAGCAAGCTCAGGGTAAACTGGTCGCCATGATTGGAGACGGGACTAACGATGCACCCGCTTTGGCCCAGGCAGATGTTGGTGTGGCCATGAATACCGGCACAATGGCAGCCAGAGAAGCAGGTAATATGGTAGACCTTGATTCTAATCCAACCAAGCTCATTGAAATCGTCGAGATCGGCAAGCAACTTCTCATAACCCGCGGTGCGCTCACAACCTTCTCCATCGCCAACGATGTGGCTAAATACTTTGCGATTATTCCGGCCATGTTCTCAACGCTATATGCCAGAGCAGGCGAGAAAGCAGGTCCGCTTTCCGCACTCAATATCATGCAACTCGCGACCCCAGAGTCCGCCATTCTATCGGCAGTAATATTTAATGCACTGATTATCGTTGCACTCATTCCGCTTGCATTACACGGTATTAAGTATCGCCCTATAGGTACAACCGCCCTACTCCGACGCAATATTCTAATTTATGGATTTGGAGGCATTATCATTCCCTTCGTAGGAATCAAGCTCATCGATATCATTATTACTGCACTGGGTTTAGCTTAA